One Chanodichthys erythropterus isolate Z2021 chromosome 10, ASM2448905v1, whole genome shotgun sequence DNA segment encodes these proteins:
- the LOC137028423 gene encoding rootletin-like isoform X7 encodes MSGSENPNESKLEAVIQRLEESVLSEEKRLTVRGSSPDEPASSLPARVREIVSRNLSDSAGGMSSGLSVQEENRVLQAELSRVEDLLAHSRAERDEMAIKYSAISERLEQALRLETVEDGRDSPDSRSLAQQNVDLRRRLDEEQAAYKRKLTAYQEGQQRQAQLVQKLQAKVLQYKKKCGDLEQMLLEKSTGGSNGHRRDDDEPSSELESALIRLEEEQQRSSGLSAVNAMLREQLEQAGLANEALSQDIRRLTADWSKAREELEQRESDWRREEESFHSYFSSEHSRLLALWRQVVGFRRHVCELKSATERDLSEARNELACAAQSVQLQCVSACATLRSREDGSAQLLERETGQRLQLEQQLRETVTEMMTLQAKSDSERAELNTRLVDAVRELERLKARVEDREQEVAALNRKLQDQRSLEETEVHSLRTHTAALQNTLRDITQLVFSDSDGVDGNTEESLLRSSSSSSLPIIPDSCLSALRSTLNNRQIQLQELRERLHSAQSSVQQLRRQQTEAESSRREAELRAQTLQGERDEAQRERETAVRERDRLRQERDALSSEKDGAGKAAQAAQTQVQLLQLECERLQLSVTSAQREREHEREERDAAALERERARAETDRTQQLWDESECRASALRAELAALRESLQQGATDRQLMEAENRQLSDALSRSESSRAELSLTVTKLHSEESSLRDSLAKMSAINESLAQDKSDLNSLIVQLEEEKNALLSQRREVQQEKLTIRDALVRSEQDRLELDSVRLALHQSLQESELTRAGLEAELQSLQADRVKLQDRITQLIGEMGGLEAELGSIRGEGDRQSAALEEVGRGRAELVRERAGLLVQLTASERENAALTEEIATFRSEREALETSLYELQQQINQIESRREQLESENQNLRLRTDSMTAELKRLRAERETVLSQSEKEKDALRDALAAAQHEAQRALRTALSDHQEELERLTNQKEALRCSLEAEQEGALRRVREHLEEQMIRLEKERDELQEELRSLQRDRDQSLLQAETDKQQALSMKEAEKALLSEKVSALQAELSTAALELERLSRETALLRDQERAAVASLNAELQELRSQLQDAASAHGRELRRLQENCADQQTRADTALRELEECRVLLSSSEESRDSARRDLLEMDKRLCQIREAGEGHRRDGAELRRSLSDVIKERDALSQSNAQLREALKAAESERISVKRACEEEQQKASLLEESLASAQKEVSDLRSCLREVERSRLDARRELQELRRQVKVLDAEREQKAKQTAELQTRLSAEDQKDEERARELILLKQRLADTETSRTSLQKDLASLQRRLSESELCWRSRERELTSQLQEARGCEKKLQDEARNLSVRAQSTSDVSAQLQLELSEAQGRLAATEAELSRAEAGRRDLEFRLCSLQSALTRTLGIGASGRSSSRGRSPVGSSPSSLTSGMMSRHRSMSPLHCSLSPPKDVAGNVTPDNTIVLRPLSPERTDAPLPVALPELDPETLRSGLRDFLQELREAQRGRDEARGQLGSLQRELEEMTTERDSAHQRLIQLHTTLQECQEDKRAVDGKLSSAQALLHQQDESLRRGERERRALNERLKELERLSLNAEAERKRVEEQCSKLRAGEARLEAERRRLREALEAAEGRGTRVELGRRSLEGELQRLRLSLAEREMEIQTAHDRHESAVKQVAEGESRISSLQREVDRLTALLSKAQDGESVQKERALALSQSLQEATAAHSATQGRLAALQKTLGQAESERRQLQERVDGLRASSSDGKRNIATLTERVQTLQSELSQSQLRRSELETELHNTQEALRQRADSLTEAQRSLQSAQTERASAEERLRSLQRAVALLETEKRDAERQAVRLEKDKAALRNTLDKVERQKLKTEESSMRLCAEKGRLDRSLNTVEQELQDAQRQIVLLQSCAA; translated from the exons ATGAGCGGTTCTGAAAACCCGAACGAGTCCAAACTTGAGGCGGTGATTCAG AGGTTGGAGGAGAGCGTTCTGTCTGAAGAAAAGCGGCTGACGGTTCGAGGATCTTCTCCAGATGAACCCGCATCCAGTTTACCGGCCCGCGTGCGCGAGATCGTCTCCAGAAACCTGAGCGACAGCG caGGAGGCATGTCGTCGGGTCTGTCGGTCCAGGAGGAGAACCGGGTTCTGCAGGCAGAACTGAGTCGTGTGGAGGATCTTCTGGCTCACAGTCGAGCAGAACGAGATGAAATGGCCATCAAATACAGCGCCATCAGCGAGAGA CTGGAGCAGGCGCTGCGGCTGGAGACGGTCGAGGACGGGCGGGACTCTCCTGACTCTCGCAGTCTGGCGCAGCAGAACGTGGATCTGCGCAGACGGCTGGACGAGGAGCAGGCGGCGTATAAGCGCAAGCTCACGGCGTATCAGGAGGGGCAGCAGAGACAAGCACAGCTCGTACAGAAACTACAGGCCAAG GTCCTGCAGTATAAGAAGAAGTGTGGAGATCTGGAGCAGATGCTGCTGGAGAAATCTACC GGCGGCAGTAACGGCCACCGGCGCGACGACGACGAGCCCAGCAGCGAGCTGGAGAGCGCCCTCATCCGCCTGGAGGAGGAACAGCAGAG GAGCAGCGGTCTGTCGGCAGTCAACGCTATGCTGCGAGAGCAGCTGGAACAGGCCGGACTGGCCAATGAAGCGCTCAGCCAGGACATCCGCAGACTCACTGCTGATTGGAGCAAAGCGAGGGAGGAGCTGGAGCAGAGGGAGTCTGATTGGAGGAGAGAGGAGGAG TCTTTCCACAGCTACTTCAGCAGCGAGCACAGCCGTCTGCTGGCGCTCTGGAGGCAGGTGGTGGGCTTCCGCAGGCACGTCTGCGAGCTGAAGAGCGCCACCGAGAG GGATCTGTCCGAGGCGCGTAACGAGCTGGCGTGTGCGGCGCAGAGCGTGCAGCTGCAGTGTGTGAGCGCCTGCGCGACTCTGCGCAGCCGTGAGGATGGGTCTGCGCAGCTGCTGGAGAGAGAGACGGGCCAGCGGCTGCAGCTGGAGCAGCAGCTGAGAGAGACAGTGACGGAGATGATGACGCTACAGGCCAAGAGTGACTCGGAGAGGGCCGAGCTCAACACACG gctGGTGGATGCAGTGAGAGAGCTGGAGCGTCTCAAAGCTCGTGTGGAGGACAGAGAACAGGAAGTCGCAGCACTCAACAGGAAACTGCAG gATCAGAGGAGCCTTGAGGAAACTGAAGTTCATTCACTCAGGACACACACTGCAGCGCTGCAGAACACACTCAGAGACATCACACAG ctggTGTTTTCTGACAGTGACGGTGTGGACGGAAACACTGAAGAGTCTCTGCTGcgctcttcatcatcatcatcactacCCATCATCCCTGACAGCTGTCTGTCTGCACTGCGCTCCACTctgaacaacagacagatcCAGCTGCAGGAGCTGCGTGAGCGTCTGCACTCCGCGCAGTCGTCGGTCCAGCAGCTGCGCAGGCAGCAGACGGAGGCGGAGTCGAGCCGGCGGGAGGCGGAGCTCCGTGCGCAGACGCTGCAGGGAGAGAGAGACGAggctcagagagagagagagaccgctgtgagagagagagaccgaCTGAGACAGGAGAGAGACGCGCTGAGCAG TGAGAAGGACGGTGCGGGTAAAGCGGCGCAGGCGGCGCAGACGCAGGTGCAGCTGCTGCAGCTGGAGTGCGAGAGGCTGCAGCTGTCTGTGACGTCTGCGCAGAGAGAGCGAGAGCACGAGCGAGAGGAGAGAGACGCCGCCGCGCTGGAGAGAGAACGAGCACGAGCAGAGACGGACAGAAC tcagCAGCTGTGGGACGAGTCCGAGTGTCGTGCCTCTGCGCTGCGAGCCGAACTGGCGGCGCTGAGAGAGTCTCTCCAGCAGGGGGCGACAGACCGACAGCTGATGGAGGCCGAGAACCGACAGCTGAGCGACGCACTCAGCCGG AGCGAGAGCAGTCGCGCCGAGCTCTCGCTAACGGTCACGAAGCTTCACTCGGAGGAGTCGTCACTCCGGGATTCTCTCGCTAAGATGAGCGCCATCAACGAGAGTCTCGCGCAGGACAAATCTGACCTCAACAGCCTCATCGTTCAg ctggAGGAGGAAAAGAATGCGCTGCTGTCTCAGCGAAGAGAAGTGCAACAAGAGAAGCTGACCATCAGAGACGCGCTCGTCCGCTCTGAGCAGGACCGGCTGGAGCTGGACTCTGTCCGTCTCGCTCTCCACCAATCACTGCAGGAGTCTGAGCTGACCAGGGCGGGGCTGGAGGCGGAGCTTCAGTCGCTGCAGGCAGACAGAGTCAAACTGCAAGACAGAATTACACAG ctgATTGGTGAGATGGGCGGTCTGGAGGCGGAGCTTGGTTCTATCCGCGGTGAAGGCGACAGGCAGAGCGCCGCTCTGGAGGAGGTGGGGCGTGGGAGGGCGGAGCTAGTGCGAGAGAGGGCGGGGCTTCTGGTTCAGCTGACGGCGTCAGAGAGGGAGAACGCCGCCCTGACTGAGGAGATCGCCACCTTCAG GTCGGAGAGGGAGGCTCTGGAGACGAGTCTTTACGAGCTGCAGCAGCAGATAAATCAAATCGAGTCTCGCCGTGAACAGCTGGAGTCGGAGAACCAGAACCTGAGATTACGTACCGACAGCATGACAG CGGAGCTGAAGCGTTTGCGCGCAGAGAGGGAGACAGTTCTGTCTCAgagtgagaaagagaaagaCGCGCTGAGAGACGCGCTCGCGGCCGCACAACATGAAGCACAGCGAGCTCTGCGCACGGCCCTGTCCGACCACCAGGAGGAGCTGGAgagactgaccaatcagaag GAGGCGCTGCGCTGCAGTCTGGAGGCCGAACAGGAGGGGGCGCTGCGGCGGGTCCGCGAACATCTGGAGGAGCAGATGATCCGGCTTGAGAAAGAGCGAGATGAACTTCAGGAAGAGCTTCGTTCCCTGCAGCGCGACAGAGACCAGAGTCTGTTACAGGCGGAGACGGACAAACAGCAG GCGCTGTCCATGAAGGAGGCCGAGAAGGCGCTTCTGTCGGAGAAGGTGAGCGCCCTACAGGCGGAGCTGAGCACTGCAGCACTGGAGCTGGAGAGACTGAGCCGAGAGACGGCGCTCCTCAGAGACCAGGAGCGG GCTGCAGTCGCGTCTCTAAATGCTGAACTGCAGGAACTGCGCAGTCAACTGCAGGACGCAGCCAGTGCACATGGCCGTGAGCTGCGCAGACTGCAGGAGAACTGCGCTGACCAGCAGACGCGAGCAGACACAGCGCTCAGAGAG TTGGAGGAGTGTCGCGTGCTGCTGTCGTCCAGCGAGGAGAGCCGGGACAGTGCCAGGAGAGATCTTCTGGAGATGGACAAGCGTTTGTGTCAGATACGGGAGGCAGGGGAGGGACATAGGCGAGATGGGGCGGAGCTACGGCGCTCTCTCAGTGATGTCATCAAGGAGAGGGACGCTCTCAGCCAATCCAACGCGCAGCTGAGGGAAGCCCTGAAAGCGGCAGAGAGTGAGAGAATCAG CGTGAAGCGCGCATGTGAGGAGGAGCAGCAGAAAGCATCTCTGCTGGAGGAGAGTCTGGCGTCTGCGCAGAAGGAGGTGTCAGATCTGCGCAGCTGTCTGCGCGAGGTGGAGAGATCCAGACTGGATGCGCGCAGGGAGCTGCAGGAGCTGCGCAGACAG GTGAAAGTTCTAGACGCCGAGCGCGAGCAGAAGGCCAAGCAGACGGCTGAACTGCAGACGCGTCTGTCTGCGGAGGACCAGAAGGATGAGGAGCGAGCGAGAGAACTGATCTTGCTCAAACAGAGACTCGCCGACACGGAAACTAGCAGAACCTCTCTTCAGAAAGAC CTGGCTTCTCTACAGAGACGTCTGAGCGAGAGCGAGTTGTGTTGGCGCAGTCGTGAGCGAGAGTTGACGTCTCAGCTACAGGAAGCTCGCGGCTGTGAGAAGAAGCTTCAAGACGAGGCGCGTAACCTCTCCGTTCGCGCTCAGTCGACCTCTGATGTGTCTGCGCAGTTGCAGCTGGAGCTGAGTGAGGCACAGGGCCGTCTGGCTGCGACGGAGGCAGAGTTATCGCGTGCGGAGGCGGGGCGCAGGGATCTGGAGTTCAGGCTGTGCAGCCTGCAGTCGGCACTCACACGTACGCTGGGCATCGGGGCCAGTGGGCGGAGCAGCAGCAGGGGGCGGAGCCCAGTGGGCTCCTCCCCTTCCTCTCTGACCTCTGGGATGATGTCTCGCCATAGGAGCATGTCTCCGCTGCACTGCTCCCTATCGCCACCcaaag ATGTGGCAGGTAACGTCACGCCGGATAACACCATCGTGCTGCGGCCGCTGTCTCCAGAGAGGACAGACGCCCCGCTGCCCGTCGCCCTGCCTGAGCTGGACCCGGAAACCCTGCGCAGCGGCCTCAGAGACTTCCTGCAGGAGCTGCGAGAGGCTCAGAGAGGCCGA GACGAGGCTCGGGGTCAACTGGGGTCACTGCAGAGAGAATTAGAGGAAATGACCACagagagagactccgcccaccaGCGCCTCATTCAGCTACACACCACACTACAGGAGTGCCAGGAGG ATAAGCGTGCTGTGGATGGAAAACTGTCGTCAGCTCAAGCTCTGCTGCATCAGCAGGATGAGTCCCTgcggagaggagagagagagcgacGAGCGTTAAACGAGCGACTCAAAGAGCTGGAGAGACTTTCACTGAACGCCGAGGCTGAGCGCAAGCGTGTGGAG GAGCAGTGCAGTAAGCTGCGCGCTGGCGAGGCGCGTTTGGAGGCGGAGCGTCGGCGGCTGCGTGAGGCTCTGGAGGCGGCAGAGGGGCGGGGCACACGGGTGGAGCTGGGGAGGCGGAGTCTCGAGGGAGAGCTGCAGAGACTGAGACTGAGTCTGGCCGAGAGAGAAATGGAGATCCAGACGGCTCACGACCGTCACGAGAGCGCCGTCAAACAG GTGGCAGAGGGCGAATCTCGCATCTCGTCTCTTCAGCGGGAGGTGGACAGACTGACGGCATTGCTGTCTAAAGCTCAGGACGGAGAGAGCGTTCAGAAAGAGCGAGCGCTCGCTCTCTCCCAGAGCCTGCAGGAAGCCACCGCCGCCCACAGTGCCACCCAGGGGCGTCTCGCTGCGCTGCAGAAGACGCTGGGACAGGCTGAGAGCGAGCGCAGACAGCTGCAG GAGCGCGTGGACGGACTCAGAGCGTCCTCGTCGGACGGGAAGCGAAACATCGCCACCCTCACGGAGCGCGTGCAGACGCTGCAGTCGGAACTGAGCCAGAGTCAGCTGCGCAGATCTGAGCTGGAGACAGAGCTGCACAACACACAGGAG GCTCTGCGACAGAGGGCCGACAGTCTGACCGAGGCCCAGCGCAGTTTGCAGTCTGCGCAGACAGAGCGAGCGTCTGCAGAGGAGCGTCTGCGCAGCCTGCAGCGAGCCGTGGCCCTATTGGAGACCGAGAAGAGAGATGCAGAGAGACAGGCCGTCCGACTGGAGAAGGACAAGGCTGCGCTGAGAAACACGCTGGATAAG GTGGAGCGTCAGAAGCTGAAGACGGAAGAGAGCAGCATGCGTCTGTGTGCAGAAAAAGGCCGCCTGGATCGTTCGCTCAACACCGTCGAACAGGAGCTGCAGGACGCGCAGAGACAGATCGTGCTGCTGCAG AGTTGTGCGGCGTGA